A portion of the Hoplias malabaricus isolate fHopMal1 chromosome 1, fHopMal1.hap1, whole genome shotgun sequence genome contains these proteins:
- the zgc:162964 gene encoding Golgi resident protein GCP60 — METTKDRNELPQVSENTDESPAEESEQENTAARDREHDQSQWNMERNWGFSLKEIYELALKFFKEMNGKAFNPTYEENLRLVALHKQVSLGPYNPSAFPEVGFFDVQGNDRRKEWAKLGSMAKEDAMEDFVMLLNSCCSQFSPYVTSHKIEKEEQERRVREEEERLQAKREEEERQKQEEARLLKEEEERRKQEAEQLLILEQKKQIMAALNAQTAIQFQQYAQQQFPNSPEQQQLLVQQLQEQHYQQYIQQAYQVQQMALQRQQDSAETLDAQLPASHSNNLVSVRDPSNHSELSQSQKQEANPKPCRLFIEGKPGDMAILAPSMWTRPQIKDFKEKMAQDAESVITVGRGEVLTVRVPTHEEGTYLFWEFATDHYDIGFGLYFEWPNTRNGTSADTVEPISENQDAGQNEEEIGNTKKSQTGSSCSHVNEVVPIYRRDSHEEVYAGSHQYPGQGVYLLKFDNSYSLWRSKVVYYRVYYTR, encoded by the exons ATGGAAACGACGAAAGACAGAAATGAACTCCCGCAAGTTTCAGAAAACACCGACGAGAGCCCCGCTGAGGAAAGCGAACAGGAGAACACCGCGGCGAGGGACCGGGAACATGACCAGAGTCAGTGGAACATGGAAAGGAACTGGGGCTTCTCGTTAAAGGAGATATACGAGCTCGCACTTAAATTCTTTAAAG AAATGAATGGAAAGGCCTTCAACCCAACATATGAAGAAAACCTGCGCTTGGTTGCACTTCATAAGCAAGTCTCGCTTGGCCCATATAACCCAAGTGCTTTCCCAGAGGTTGGGTTCTTCGATGTACAGGGAAATGACAGAAG GAAAGAATGGGCAAAGCTGGGCAGTATGGCCAAGGAAGATGCCATGGAGGATTTTGTGATGCTTCTGAACTCCTGCTGTAGCCAGTTTTCACCATATGTCACATCACACAAGATTGAGAAGGAGGAACAAGAGAGAAGAGT aagagaagaggaggagcgCCTCCAAGCaaaaagagaggaggaggaacgGCAAAAGCAAGAGGAAGCACGACTTCtcaaagaggaggaagagaggaggaaGCAGGAAGCAGAACAATTACTTATTCTGGAACAGAA gaAACAGATCATGGCTGCTCTGAATGCGCAGACAGCCATTCAGTTCCAGCAGTATGCACAGCAGCAGTTCCCCAACAGCCCAGAACAGCAGCAGTTACTCGTCCAACAACTACAGGAACAGCACTACCAACAGTACATTCAACAAGCGTACCAAGTCCAGCAG ATGGCTTTACAAAGACAGCAAGACTCAGCTGAAACTCTGGATGCTCAGCTACCAGCTTCACATTCAAATAACCTTGTATCAGTCAGAGATCCCAGCAACCACTCAGAGCTTTCACAGAGTCAAAAGCAAGAGGCAAACCCAAAACCATGTCGTTTATTCATAGAAGGAAAACCAGGag ACATGGCTATCCTGGCTCCCTCTATGTGGACAAGACCTCAGATAAAGGACTTTAAGGAGAAGATGGCTCAGGACGCAGAATCTGTGATCACTGTGGGCAGAGGGGAGGTGCTGACCGTTCGGGTGCCCACTCATGAGGAGGGCACTTATCTTTTCTGGGAATTTGCTACAGATCACTATGATATTGGCTTTGGTTTATATTTTGAGTGGCCCAACACTAGAAATGGAACAAGTGCTGATACAGTGGAGCCTATTTCTGAAAATCAAGATGCAG GTCAGAATGAAGAAGAGATAGGAAACACAAAGAAGAGCCAAACAGGAAGCAGCTGCTCTCATGTGAACGAGGTGGTGCCCATCTATCGGCGGGACAGTCACGAGGAAGTGTACGCAGGCAGTCACCAGTACCCAGGCCAAGGAGTTTACCTGCTTAAGTTTGACAATTCCTACTCCCTCTGGAGATCAAAGGTTGTTTATTACAGAGTCTACTACACCAGATAG